A portion of the Deltaproteobacteria bacterium genome contains these proteins:
- a CDS encoding 5-formyltetrahydrofolate cyclo-ligase, which yields MQKTVFRKKIINERLSLSRKDSLGKSIAIGQQLLDSPLYKNAVSIALYCDFRGEVKTDLIVRDAFISGKSVLMPKVKQEDFSLFFIAVSSENELEVNAMGFREPLIERGRKWEVEDVDLFIVPGVAFDERGNRLGMGKGCYDRALSCVKRENIIALAYEFQLVEEVPSYHHDVKVGWIVTEKRFIRTLENN from the coding sequence GTGCAAAAGACTGTTTTCAGAAAAAAAATTATTAATGAGCGGTTATCTCTTTCCCGCAAAGACAGCCTTGGAAAAAGTATTGCCATCGGGCAGCAGCTTCTTGATTCTCCTCTATACAAAAATGCTGTCTCCATTGCGCTTTACTGTGATTTTAGAGGTGAAGTAAAGACAGATCTTATTGTCAGAGATGCCTTTATCTCAGGTAAATCTGTGCTGATGCCCAAGGTAAAGCAAGAGGATTTTTCCCTTTTTTTTATTGCTGTCTCTTCGGAAAATGAGCTTGAAGTGAATGCCATGGGATTCAGGGAACCGCTTATTGAGAGAGGGAGAAAGTGGGAGGTTGAGGACGTTGACCTCTTTATTGTGCCGGGTGTTGCCTTTGATGAAAGAGGTAACAGGCTCGGCATGGGAAAAGGATGTTATGACAGGGCATTAAGTTGCGTGAAAAGGGAAAATATTATTGCCCTGGCATATGAGTTTCAACTGGTAGAAGAAGTGCCGTCATATCATCATGACGTTAAAGTTGGATGGATAGTCACTGAAAAAAGATTTATCAGGACCCTTGAAAATAACTAA
- a CDS encoding zinc ribbon domain-containing protein: protein MPVYEFYCKKCHTLFNFYSSRINTEKIPQCPRCKDVKLERQMSVFSSISSSDNDDGDNIPVFDESKMEKALNMLAGEADKINDDDPKQAAMLMKKLSRASGMKLGSAMEEALSRMERGEDPEAIEAEMGGLLEGEEPFLMEEKKKSKKGEKKPEVDETLYEL, encoded by the coding sequence ATGCCTGTCTATGAATTTTACTGCAAAAAATGTCATACCCTCTTTAATTTCTATTCAAGCAGAATCAATACCGAAAAAATTCCTCAATGTCCCAGGTGCAAGGATGTTAAACTGGAGCGGCAAATGTCTGTTTTTTCCAGTATATCCTCTTCTGATAACGATGACGGTGATAATATACCCGTCTTCGATGAATCTAAAATGGAAAAGGCCCTTAACATGCTGGCTGGAGAAGCCGACAAGATCAATGATGATGATCCGAAACAGGCGGCCATGCTCATGAAAAAGCTCTCCCGGGCCTCAGGAATGAAGCTTGGCTCCGCAATGGAAGAGGCCTTGAGCCGCATGGAGCGTGGTGAAGATCCCGAGGCCATAGAAGCCGAAATGGGCGGCCTTCTTGAGGGGGAGGAACCCTTTCTTATGGAAGAGAAGAAGAAATCCAAAAAAGGGGAAAAAAAGCCTGAAGTGGATGAAACGCTTTATGAACTGTAA
- a CDS encoding cell division protein ZapA, with the protein MEEPLSINILGQTLLVKTPQGEDVVKRVASHLEERIDEVRKTGITADSLRLLLYVAFQMADENIRAEDERSGLEKAIEEASDRMLEIIKLDEG; encoded by the coding sequence TTGGAAGAACCGTTAAGCATCAATATTCTGGGGCAGACGCTTCTGGTGAAGACCCCTCAGGGCGAGGATGTAGTAAAGCGTGTTGCTTCTCACCTGGAGGAGAGAATCGATGAGGTTCGTAAGACAGGTATTACTGCTGACTCTTTAAGATTGTTGCTCTATGTAGCCTTCCAGATGGCAGATGAAAATATAAGAGCGGAGGATGAACGTAGCGGCCTGGAAAAAGCGATAGAGGAAGCTTCTGACAGGATGCTTGAAATTATCAAGCTGGACGAGGGTTGA
- the gltB gene encoding glutamate synthase large subunit, which yields MKRKYRTAGLPPKQGLYDPANEKDNCGVGFIAHVKGEKSHDIVLKGLEILDNLTHRGAVGADPRTGDGAGILMQIPHDFFVRVCSEAGITLPEEGKYGVGMMFLPADKEERKTCEKIVEEKILDGGQKLLGWRDVPVDPDTVGDTARAVMPFIRQVFIESSCSDQLAFERKLFVIRKQIGFTIRPLRLKEDKLFHIPSFSSRTIVYKGQLIAAQVPCFFHDLSDKDMKSALALVHQRYSTNTFPSWDLAHPFRYLAHNGEINTLRGNINWMFSREAMFESELFHDDIKKVTPIIRPYSSDSFGFDNALELLVMAGRSLPHAMMMLVPEAWSKDVHMDDEKRAFYEFHAAKMEPWDGPAALAFTDGKVIGATLDRNGLRPARYTVTKDDYIIMASESGVLPVEPDNVLKTWRLQPGKILVVDLEQGRIIDDEEVKRDIVSSKPYLDWVDKNRVTIEELPTSPAARQPDHKTLLQRQKAFGYTTEDIHDILTPMVVNGQEPLGAMGADTPLAVLSEKPQLLYNYFKQLFAQVTNPPIDPIREELVMSLTSYIGAEGNLLDEKPEDCHRLELSQPILTNLEMAKLRDVNTGNFKTKTISTLFDSSKGTDSLKAAVKSICAEADKAVEEGNNIIVLSDWGVGAETTALPALLATGAVHHHLIKMGTRGKVGIVVESGEPREVQHFALLIGYGAGAVNPYLVFETIEDLYVHDYLPEELSGEHEGIGERKGESNYIKAIGKGLLKVFSKMGISTLQSYNGAQIFEAVGLNNEVIESFFTGTPSRIGGAGVDTIAREVLERHKKAYPERNVVPLRLEHGGQYQWRKGGEEHTVNPESLAKFQYAVRMGDYQAFKEYSRLIDDQSRRLYTLRGLFEFRKGKAAPVPLEEVEPVSEIVKRFASGAMSFGSISKEAHETLAIAMNRLGGRSNSGEGGEDPERFEPDANGDLKRSAIKQVASGRFGVTSHYLVNADELQIKMAQGAKPGEGGQLPGHKVNEVIAKVRHSTPGVGLISPPPHHDIYSIEDLAQLIHDLKNSNDKADVSVKLVAEVGVGTIAAGVSKARAEKVLISGYDGGTGASPVSSIKHAGLPWELGLAETQQTLVLNDLRGRIRVQVDGQMKTGRDVAIGALLGADEFGFATTALISMGCIMLRKCHLNTCSVGVATQDPELRKMFTGKPEHVVNFLTYVAEELREIMAELGFRKVDDMVGRVDMLDMRKAVHHWKAKGVDLSSVLYSPEVAEDIAIRNVEGQDHELEKALDWQIIERVRRALENKEPVEIELPIRNVNRTVGTILGSEISRRYGAQALPEDTIKCTFKGIAGQSFGAFVPKGVTMILEGEGNDYVGKGLSGGKIIIRPYRESTYKPEENIIAGNTLLYGATKGEVFLSGVVGERFCVRNSGAHAVVEGVGDHGCEYMTGGRVVVLGETGRNFAAGMSGGIAYVLNNTARFEELCNVSMVDLERLDDPEEQAFVKGLIEKHYAWTESPRAKSVLDNWEAGLGRFVKVMPIEYRRVLDKLEREKVVKYG from the coding sequence ATGAAGAGAAAATATAGGACTGCAGGCCTGCCGCCAAAGCAGGGCTTGTACGACCCGGCTAATGAAAAGGATAACTGCGGTGTTGGTTTTATCGCCCATGTCAAGGGTGAAAAGTCTCATGACATTGTTCTCAAGGGACTTGAAATTCTTGATAACCTGACCCATCGTGGCGCTGTAGGCGCCGACCCCAGAACCGGTGACGGCGCAGGAATCCTGATGCAGATTCCCCATGATTTCTTTGTCAGGGTTTGCTCTGAAGCAGGTATCACTTTGCCTGAAGAAGGTAAATATGGCGTAGGAATGATGTTTCTTCCTGCTGATAAGGAAGAGAGAAAAACCTGTGAGAAGATTGTTGAAGAAAAGATCCTCGATGGCGGGCAAAAACTGCTTGGATGGCGTGATGTGCCTGTCGACCCTGATACTGTCGGTGATACTGCCCGTGCCGTTATGCCCTTTATCCGCCAGGTTTTTATAGAGAGCAGCTGCTCCGATCAGCTTGCCTTTGAAAGAAAGCTTTTTGTTATTCGTAAGCAGATCGGTTTTACTATCAGGCCTTTAAGGCTGAAAGAGGATAAACTCTTTCATATTCCGAGCTTCTCCAGCAGGACTATCGTATATAAGGGACAGCTTATTGCAGCCCAGGTGCCCTGTTTCTTTCATGACCTTTCTGACAAGGACATGAAGAGCGCCCTGGCCCTTGTTCATCAGCGTTACAGTACCAATACCTTCCCTTCATGGGATCTAGCTCACCCCTTCCGCTATCTTGCCCATAATGGGGAAATCAATACCCTTAGAGGCAATATTAACTGGATGTTTTCAAGAGAAGCCATGTTTGAATCGGAGCTTTTCCATGATGATATCAAGAAGGTAACACCTATTATCAGGCCTTACTCCAGTGATTCTTTCGGATTCGATAATGCTCTTGAACTGCTTGTTATGGCTGGCCGTTCTCTCCCTCATGCCATGATGATGCTTGTTCCCGAAGCATGGAGTAAGGATGTCCATATGGACGATGAAAAGCGTGCCTTTTACGAATTTCATGCAGCCAAGATGGAACCCTGGGATGGTCCTGCGGCGCTCGCTTTTACCGATGGAAAGGTTATCGGGGCGACGCTCGACAGAAACGGACTGAGACCGGCCAGATATACGGTGACGAAAGATGATTACATCATTATGGCTTCAGAATCGGGTGTTCTTCCTGTCGAACCGGACAATGTTCTTAAAACCTGGAGACTTCAGCCCGGAAAAATTCTCGTTGTCGACCTGGAACAGGGCAGGATCATTGATGATGAAGAAGTGAAAAGAGATATTGTCAGCAGTAAGCCTTACCTTGACTGGGTCGATAAAAACCGGGTTACCATCGAAGAACTGCCTACAAGCCCGGCTGCGCGCCAGCCCGATCATAAGACATTACTCCAGCGTCAAAAAGCCTTTGGTTATACGACAGAGGATATTCATGACATTCTTACACCCATGGTTGTTAATGGTCAGGAACCCCTCGGTGCAATGGGAGCGGATACCCCTCTTGCCGTATTGTCTGAAAAGCCTCAGTTGCTTTATAATTACTTTAAGCAGCTTTTTGCCCAGGTCACCAATCCTCCCATCGATCCTATCAGGGAGGAACTTGTTATGTCGCTTACCAGTTATATCGGGGCCGAAGGGAACCTGCTTGATGAAAAACCGGAAGATTGCCACAGACTGGAACTTTCACAGCCCATATTGACAAATCTCGAAATGGCCAAGTTGAGAGATGTCAATACGGGAAATTTTAAAACAAAGACAATTTCGACACTCTTTGATTCTTCAAAAGGAACTGATAGTCTGAAAGCGGCTGTTAAGTCCATCTGTGCTGAAGCCGACAAGGCTGTTGAAGAGGGTAATAATATTATCGTTCTCAGTGACTGGGGAGTGGGGGCGGAAACGACGGCCTTGCCGGCCCTTCTTGCGACGGGCGCCGTACACCATCATCTCATTAAAATGGGAACGAGAGGCAAGGTAGGTATCGTTGTTGAATCGGGTGAACCCCGCGAAGTGCAGCACTTTGCTCTGCTTATCGGTTATGGTGCAGGCGCCGTTAATCCTTATCTCGTCTTTGAAACCATTGAAGATCTCTATGTTCATGATTATCTCCCGGAAGAGTTAAGCGGTGAGCATGAAGGAATCGGAGAGCGCAAAGGTGAATCCAACTACATCAAGGCTATTGGGAAGGGCCTTTTAAAGGTATTCTCCAAAATGGGAATATCTACGCTCCAGAGTTACAATGGCGCTCAGATTTTTGAAGCTGTTGGTCTCAATAATGAGGTTATAGAAAGCTTTTTTACAGGCACGCCGTCAAGGATTGGCGGGGCCGGTGTTGACACCATTGCCCGTGAGGTTCTGGAAAGACATAAAAAGGCTTACCCTGAACGGAATGTGGTTCCTCTCAGGCTCGAACATGGCGGCCAGTACCAGTGGCGGAAGGGCGGCGAGGAGCATACGGTAAATCCCGAGAGCCTGGCTAAATTCCAGTATGCCGTCAGGATGGGAGATTACCAGGCTTTTAAGGAATATTCCAGACTGATAGATGATCAAAGCCGCAGGCTCTATACGCTAAGAGGTCTTTTTGAATTCAGGAAAGGCAAGGCAGCGCCGGTTCCACTGGAAGAGGTAGAGCCTGTCAGTGAAATTGTCAAGCGCTTTGCCTCGGGAGCCATGTCTTTCGGCTCCATCAGCAAGGAGGCCCATGAAACGCTTGCCATTGCCATGAACAGGCTTGGCGGACGGAGCAACTCCGGTGAGGGTGGTGAAGACCCTGAACGCTTCGAGCCCGATGCCAATGGCGATTTGAAAAGAAGCGCTATCAAACAGGTGGCTTCAGGCCGTTTCGGTGTAACGAGCCATTATCTGGTCAATGCCGATGAACTCCAGATCAAGATGGCCCAGGGAGCTAAGCCCGGTGAGGGCGGCCAGCTTCCCGGCCACAAGGTGAATGAAGTTATTGCAAAAGTAAGGCATTCGACACCGGGCGTTGGACTCATATCTCCGCCGCCTCATCATGACATTTATTCCATTGAGGACCTGGCGCAGCTTATTCACGACCTTAAAAACAGTAATGACAAGGCCGATGTGTCGGTCAAGCTCGTTGCCGAGGTGGGGGTGGGAACCATTGCTGCCGGTGTGTCCAAAGCCAGGGCCGAAAAGGTGCTTATCAGTGGTTACGATGGCGGAACGGGCGCTTCTCCTGTAAGTTCTATAAAACATGCAGGCCTCCCCTGGGAACTGGGTCTTGCCGAAACACAGCAGACGCTTGTGCTGAATGATTTGCGGGGCCGCATAAGAGTCCAGGTAGATGGCCAGATGAAGACGGGCCGTGATGTGGCAATCGGTGCGCTTCTAGGCGCCGATGAGTTCGGTTTTGCCACAACGGCGCTTATTTCCATGGGGTGCATCATGCTTAGAAAATGCCATCTCAATACCTGTTCTGTCGGTGTGGCAACGCAGGACCCTGAACTGAGGAAAATGTTTACAGGCAAGCCTGAACATGTGGTTAACTTCCTTACTTACGTGGCGGAAGAGCTCAGGGAGATCATGGCTGAACTCGGTTTCAGGAAGGTTGATGACATGGTCGGCCGTGTCGATATGCTCGATATGAGAAAGGCCGTTCACCACTGGAAGGCTAAAGGCGTCGATCTTTCATCTGTTCTTTACAGCCCTGAGGTTGCCGAAGATATTGCCATCAGGAATGTAGAAGGCCAGGACCACGAGCTTGAAAAGGCGCTTGACTGGCAAATAATAGAGAGAGTGCGCCGTGCTCTTGAGAATAAGGAACCTGTCGAGATAGAACTTCCCATCCGGAATGTTAACAGGACCGTGGGAACCATCCTGGGTAGTGAAATTTCAAGACGTTATGGTGCACAAGCGCTTCCGGAAGATACAATTAAGTGTACTTTTAAGGGTATTGCAGGCCAGAGTTTCGGCGCCTTTGTTCCCAAAGGGGTTACCATGATACTTGAAGGCGAGGGGAACGATTACGTCGGGAAAGGGCTTTCGGGCGGGAAAATTATTATCCGTCCCTACAGGGAATCGACTTATAAGCCTGAAGAGAATATTATTGCCGGAAATACACTTCTTTACGGCGCCACAAAGGGAGAAGTGTTTTTGAGCGGTGTTGTTGGAGAGCGATTTTGCGTTAGAAACAGTGGGGCTCATGCCGTTGTGGAAGGTGTAGGCGATCATGGCTGTGAGTACATGACAGGCGGAAGAGTGGTTGTTCTCGGTGAGACGGGAAGAAACTTTGCTGCGGGAATGAGCGGTGGTATTGCCTATGTGCTTAATAATACTGCCCGTTTCGAGGAACTGTGCAATGTGAGTATGGTCGATCTTGAGAGGTTGGACGATCCGGAAGAACAGGCCTTTGTAAAAGGCCTTATTGAAAAGCATTATGCCTGGACCGAGAGTCCCAGGGCCAAATCGGTGCTTGATAACTGGGAAGCCGGCCTCGGCAGGTTTGTTAAGGTCATGCCTATTGAGTACAGGCGCGTTCTCGATAAGCTGGAAAGGGAAAAGGTTGTAAAGTATGGGTAA
- a CDS encoding glutamate synthase subunit beta, translating to MGKMTGFIEFDREVKNKLPVEERIKNHKEFEIPLSEERLKQQGARCMDCGVPFCHWACPVGNNIPDWNDMVFNGRWRDAIEALHETNNFPDFTGRVCPAPCEASCTLGINMDPVAIKQNEAAIIDRAFEEGWIKPQQPEKRTGKKVAVIGSGPAGLAAAQQLNRAGHEVTLFERADRFGGLLMYGIPDFKLEKDLVQRRVDQLEAEGIILKANTHVGVNYPVEDLKKNFDAICLAGGSTKPRDLPVPGRELEGVHFAMEFLPQQNKRNRGDQVSPEEEILATGKKVVVLGGGDTGSDCVGTSVRQGAESIYQFELLPKPPGEREEDNPWPQWPNILRSSTSHEEGGIRDYGILTKSFSGSHGKVEKLHAVRVDWAKDSDGKWQMKEIAGTEFTQDVDLVLLAMGFVHPEHDGMLKDLGVEINERGNVKVDDDKMTSTPGIFAAGDMERGQSLIVWAIAAGRAAARGIDEWLMNK from the coding sequence ATGGGTAAGATGACTGGATTTATTGAATTTGACCGGGAAGTTAAGAATAAGCTGCCTGTTGAAGAACGTATAAAAAATCATAAGGAATTCGAAATTCCCCTCTCTGAAGAGCGCCTCAAACAGCAAGGCGCCAGATGCATGGATTGTGGTGTTCCTTTTTGTCACTGGGCATGCCCCGTGGGGAATAATATTCCCGACTGGAATGATATGGTTTTTAACGGACGCTGGCGGGATGCTATCGAAGCTCTCCATGAAACGAACAACTTTCCCGATTTTACGGGAAGAGTTTGCCCGGCGCCATGTGAGGCCTCTTGCACGCTGGGAATCAATATGGATCCCGTTGCCATAAAGCAGAATGAAGCGGCCATCATTGATCGTGCCTTTGAAGAAGGCTGGATTAAGCCGCAGCAGCCTGAAAAGCGGACGGGAAAAAAAGTGGCCGTCATCGGATCAGGCCCGGCAGGGCTCGCTGCGGCACAGCAACTTAACCGTGCCGGTCATGAAGTGACGCTCTTTGAAAGAGCGGACCGTTTTGGCGGGCTCCTTATGTATGGTATCCCCGATTTTAAGCTTGAAAAGGATTTGGTCCAGAGAAGGGTTGATCAGCTTGAGGCCGAGGGCATTATTTTAAAAGCCAATACCCATGTCGGTGTTAACTATCCCGTGGAAGACCTTAAAAAGAACTTTGATGCTATTTGCCTGGCCGGAGGTTCCACCAAGCCAAGAGATCTTCCCGTGCCGGGACGTGAACTGGAAGGTGTCCATTTTGCCATGGAATTTCTGCCCCAGCAGAACAAAAGAAATCGTGGTGATCAAGTGAGCCCGGAAGAAGAGATTCTTGCTACAGGAAAGAAGGTGGTTGTTCTTGGGGGGGGCGATACCGGTTCCGACTGTGTGGGCACTTCCGTCCGGCAGGGAGCGGAGTCTATTTACCAGTTCGAGTTGCTTCCCAAACCGCCCGGGGAGAGGGAGGAAGATAATCCATGGCCCCAGTGGCCCAATATATTGCGAAGCTCTACCTCTCATGAAGAAGGAGGCATCAGGGATTACGGAATTTTGACAAAGTCCTTTTCAGGGAGTCATGGAAAAGTGGAAAAGCTTCATGCCGTGCGTGTTGACTGGGCTAAAGACAGTGACGGCAAGTGGCAAATGAAGGAAATTGCGGGAACGGAATTTACGCAGGATGTTGATCTTGTTTTGCTTGCCATGGGCTTTGTTCATCCCGAGCATGACGGCATGCTCAAGGACCTTGGCGTGGAAATTAATGAGCGTGGTAATGTAAAGGTTGATGATGACAAGATGACATCGACGCCCGGCATCTTTGCCGCAGGAGATATGGAGAGAGGTCAGTCTCTTATTGTCTGGGCCATTGCCGCCGGCAGGGCAGCCGCCCGGGGAATCGATGAATGGCTTATGAATAAGTAA
- the rny gene encoding ribonuclease Y, translating into MSESVAIALFSVLSVIIGLVLGFIIRKKTAESSVENAENEAKKILKEAGKEAESIKKDAELQAKDLLYQTKTQFEKENRDRRKDLQRLENRLMQKEENLEKKDSVLDKKEGDLDAKERDLSDSLKKTREQEEEYKRLVEEHRKKLETVASLSAEEAKAELVNQMESEAKHDAAKLIKAIEEEAKETAEKKAKHVIGTAIQRYAGEYVAERTVSVVGLPSDDMKGRIIGREGRNIRALEAATGIDLIIDDTPDAVILSGFNPVRREVARIALEKLMADGRIHPGRIEEVVKKSEQEVMATIKEAGEQATFDVGVHGIHPELVMTLGRLKYRTSYAQNVLQHSIEVGFLCGIMAAELGINQKQARRAGLLHDLGKAIDHEVEGSHAIIGAELAKKYGESPRVVHAIAAHHEEEKPETVLACLVAAADALSAARPGVRREMLETYVKRLEELERIAKSFDGIEKTFAIQAGREIRIMVDQDKISDDNIVMLARDISKKIEKELTYPGQIKVNVIRESRAVEYAR; encoded by the coding sequence GTGAGTGAATCAGTAGCAATAGCGCTTTTTTCCGTTCTCTCCGTTATCATCGGCCTTGTACTTGGCTTTATTATCAGGAAGAAAACAGCCGAGTCGAGTGTTGAAAATGCAGAGAATGAAGCAAAAAAGATACTAAAAGAGGCCGGGAAGGAAGCAGAGAGTATAAAGAAAGATGCCGAACTTCAGGCAAAAGATCTGCTTTATCAGACCAAAACCCAGTTCGAGAAAGAGAACAGGGACAGGAGGAAGGATCTGCAGCGGCTGGAAAACAGGCTCATGCAGAAGGAAGAAAACCTTGAAAAAAAGGACAGCGTTCTCGATAAGAAAGAGGGCGACCTTGACGCAAAGGAGAGGGACCTTTCAGATTCTTTAAAGAAGACCCGGGAGCAGGAGGAAGAATATAAGCGTCTTGTTGAGGAACATAGGAAAAAGCTTGAGACCGTTGCAAGTTTGAGCGCTGAAGAAGCCAAGGCTGAACTTGTTAACCAGATGGAGAGTGAAGCGAAGCATGATGCGGCCAAGCTCATTAAAGCTATTGAGGAAGAGGCGAAAGAAACGGCTGAGAAGAAGGCCAAGCATGTTATTGGAACGGCTATTCAGCGTTATGCCGGAGAATATGTGGCTGAAAGGACTGTGTCTGTTGTCGGCCTGCCCAGTGATGATATGAAGGGACGCATCATCGGCCGTGAAGGGCGTAACATTCGTGCTCTGGAAGCGGCAACAGGCATCGATCTCATTATCGATGATACACCCGATGCGGTAATCCTTTCCGGTTTTAATCCCGTAAGGAGAGAGGTAGCCAGAATTGCCCTTGAAAAGCTCATGGCTGACGGCAGAATTCATCCCGGAAGGATTGAAGAGGTTGTAAAAAAATCGGAACAGGAAGTGATGGCAACGATCAAGGAAGCCGGTGAACAGGCGACATTTGATGTAGGTGTTCACGGTATTCACCCTGAGCTTGTTATGACACTGGGCAGACTGAAATACCGGACAAGCTATGCGCAAAACGTTCTTCAGCACTCTATTGAGGTGGGTTTTCTTTGCGGTATTATGGCGGCAGAACTGGGCATTAACCAGAAGCAGGCAAGAAGGGCGGGACTCCTGCATGATCTGGGCAAAGCTATCGATCATGAGGTGGAAGGTTCCCATGCAATAATCGGCGCCGAACTTGCCAAAAAATACGGCGAATCACCGCGGGTTGTTCATGCTATTGCAGCCCACCACGAGGAAGAAAAACCTGAAACAGTCCTTGCCTGCCTTGTCGCCGCTGCTGATGCGCTTTCCGCAGCCAGGCCGGGTGTGAGGAGGGAGATGCTGGAAACCTATGTGAAGCGTCTTGAAGAGCTTGAGCGTATAGCCAAATCTTTCGATGGTATCGAGAAAACCTTTGCCATTCAGGCAGGCAGAGAAATCAGGATAATGGTGGACCAGGACAAGATTTCAGATGACAATATTGTCATGCTGGCAAGGGATATTTCCAAAAAAATTGAGAAGGAACTGACTTATCCCGGACAGATCAAGGTGAATGTGATCAGGGAATCAAGGGCTGTAGAATATGCCAGGTAG
- the tyrS gene encoding tyrosine--tRNA ligase: MDLDEQLKTINRGVLDILPEKELKNKLEKAIKENRPLKIKAGFDPTAPDIHLGHTVLIHKMRQFQELGHQVTFLIGDFTAMIGDPTGKSETRRQMSREDVLRNAETYKEQAFKILDPEKTKVVFNSEWMSSMTADEMIRLAAKHTVARMLERDDFKKRFAGEQPIGIHEFMYPLIQGYDSVMLDADIELGGTDQRFNMLVGRELQKEFGRDQQVVLMMPILEGLDGVNKMSKSLDNYIGISEKPDHIFGKIMSVSDELMIRYYELASTKSLGEVEKMKNGLKVGSVHPMEAKKELAMEIVERFYSKDAALEAREGFEKVFRDHGTPEDIESVTVHIDEESVWLPALLSELNMVKSNSEGRRFVKQGAVSLDGEKVTDENAQVPAGREYLVKAGKRRFIKATIAKR; encoded by the coding sequence TTGGACTTAGATGAACAGTTAAAGACGATTAACAGGGGGGTTCTGGATATACTCCCTGAAAAGGAACTGAAAAATAAACTGGAAAAGGCGATAAAGGAGAACCGGCCACTCAAGATCAAGGCCGGATTCGATCCTACGGCTCCTGATATTCACTTGGGACACACCGTTTTAATTCACAAAATGAGACAATTCCAGGAATTGGGCCATCAAGTTACCTTTCTGATCGGTGACTTTACGGCCATGATAGGTGATCCTACAGGCAAGTCGGAAACTCGCAGACAGATGTCGAGAGAGGATGTATTGAGAAATGCTGAAACCTACAAGGAACAGGCATTTAAAATACTCGATCCGGAAAAGACAAAAGTGGTATTCAACAGCGAGTGGATGAGCAGTATGACGGCCGATGAAATGATCCGCCTTGCTGCTAAACATACGGTGGCCAGGATGCTTGAGAGGGACGATTTTAAAAAGCGCTTTGCCGGAGAACAGCCCATAGGAATTCATGAATTCATGTATCCTCTCATCCAGGGCTACGACTCTGTTATGCTCGATGCCGATATAGAGCTTGGTGGAACGGACCAGCGCTTCAATATGCTCGTAGGAAGGGAATTGCAGAAGGAGTTCGGCAGGGATCAGCAGGTGGTGCTCATGATGCCAATCCTTGAAGGACTTGACGGCGTTAACAAAATGAGCAAGAGCCTCGATAACTACATCGGTATTTCTGAAAAGCCCGATCATATTTTTGGCAAGATCATGTCTGTTTCTGATGAACTGATGATCCGCTATTATGAGCTGGCAAGTACCAAGAGCCTTGGCGAGGTGGAAAAAATGAAGAACGGGCTCAAGGTAGGAAGCGTACATCCCATGGAGGCCAAAAAGGAACTGGCTATGGAGATTGTAGAGCGTTTCTATTCAAAGGATGCTGCCCTTGAAGCCCGCGAAGGCTTTGAAAAGGTCTTCAGAGACCACGGCACACCGGAAGACATCGAGTCCGTTACTGTCCATATTGATGAGGAGTCTGTCTGGCTGCCTGCGCTTCTTTCTGAACTCAATATGGTAAAAAGCAACTCCGAAGGGAGACGTTTTGTCAAGCAGGGGGCGGTAAGCCTCGATGGTGAGAAGGTAACCGACGAAAATGCACAGGTTCCCGCCGGCAGAGAGTATCTTGTTAAGGCAGGAAAGCGCCGTTTTATAAAGGCAACTATAGCAAAACGGTAA
- a CDS encoding TIGR00282 family metallophosphoesterase, producing MLMKVLFIGDIIGRAGRRAVKELTPGLVIEHAIDLVIANGENAAGGFGINPKCAKELYDCGVDLITTGNHIWDKKEIIPFLEEDHPIIRPGNYPPGSPGNSRYLLETAGGERLTVINASGRVFMDSLDCPFRFLDSELEKVKKESPVILVDFHAEATSEKNAMGKYLDGRVSAIVGTHTHVQTADEKVMAGGTGYITDVGMTGATDSVIGMKADSPISKFLTGLPRSFEPAKGDIELQGVALHIDSEIGKCISIERVKKKL from the coding sequence TTGCTTATGAAGGTTCTCTTTATTGGTGATATAATAGGGAGGGCCGGCCGGCGTGCTGTAAAGGAGTTGACACCGGGGCTGGTCATCGAACACGCTATTGACCTTGTTATTGCCAATGGTGAAAATGCCGCCGGGGGATTTGGAATTAATCCCAAGTGTGCAAAAGAACTTTACGATTGCGGTGTTGATCTTATTACTACGGGCAACCATATATGGGATAAAAAGGAGATAATACCTTTCCTTGAAGAAGATCATCCCATCATCAGGCCCGGTAATTATCCACCGGGCAGCCCCGGCAATTCCCGCTATCTGCTTGAAACGGCGGGAGGGGAGAGGCTGACCGTAATTAATGCTTCGGGCAGGGTATTTATGGACAGCCTTGACTGCCCCTTTCGTTTTTTAGACAGCGAGCTTGAAAAGGTGAAGAAAGAGAGCCCGGTCATACTTGTTGACTTTCACGCAGAAGCGACTTCCGAAAAGAATGCCATGGGGAAATATTTGGATGGCAGGGTGAGCGCCATTGTGGGGACCCATACCCATGTTCAGACGGCTGATGAAAAAGTGATGGCTGGTGGGACAGGTTATATTACCGATGTGGGCATGACGGGAGCGACTGACTCGGTCATTGGTATGAAGGCTGACAGTCCCATCTCGAAATTTCTAACGGGCCTGCCCCGAAGCTTTGAACCTGCCAAAGGTGACATTGAGCTGCAGGGAGTGGCGCTTCATATCGACTCTGAAATTGGTAAATGCATTTCTATAGAAAGGGTTAAAAAAAAGTTATAA